A window of the Sabethes cyaneus chromosome 1, idSabCyanKW18_F2, whole genome shotgun sequence genome harbors these coding sequences:
- the LOC128744771 gene encoding uncharacterized protein LOC128744771 — translation MFYKPQSSESQEHGDKKNVFQTVLSGLQSILDPKRIFQQLDSIPGLVQSMLSSFRLKKAEAIQSVREKMDALSVGLESKIREKFTGENGCVEKLKKCSNAAQRAIQPYQKALHQKVESCIGRIARLVNGHDNEIMNMLQKSNDFLSEFNECKQRPDAFSISFLVEFGKCTAKMFKDRTERALKPLLERFGNLGEQLKSRITTNNGCFDRVLQSKALETLQQQLSATNVKCLL, via the exons ATGTTCTACAAGCCGCAATCCAGTGAATCTCAGGAACATGGCGATAAGAAGAACGTATTTCAAACGGTGCTTTCTGGATTACaatctattttggaccccaaaAGAATATTTCAACAACTGGATAGCATTCCAGGACTAGTTCAGTCAATGCTGAGTAGCTTTCGGTTGAAGAAAGCCGAAGCTATACAATCGGTGCGAGAGAAAATGGATGCGCTTTCCGTTGGTCTTGAAAGCAAGATTCGAGAAAAGTTTACCGGCGAGAACGGTTgcgtcgaaaaattgaaaaaatgtagTAATGCCGCCCAGCGGGCCATACAACCGTATCAAAAGGCACTGCACCAGAAAGTAGAATCGTGTATCGGACGGATTGCAAGACTCGTGAATGGACATGACAACGAAATTATGAATATGTTGCAGAAGTCGAACGATTTTTTAAGCGAATTCAATGAATGTAAGCAACGTCCTGATGCATTTTCGATTTCTTTTTTGGTGGAATTTGGGAAGTGTACAGCAAAAATG TTTAAGGATCGTACTGAACGAGCATTGAAACCATTGTTGGAACGGTTTGGCAATTTGGGAGAGCAACTAAAGTCAAGAATAACTACAAATAATGGCTGCTTCGATCGAGTACTGCAATCAAAAGCACTGGAAACGCTTCAGCAACAATTAAGCGCAACAAACGTGAAGTGCTTGCTGTAG
- the LOC128744752 gene encoding treacle protein-like: MGKILLVVGIICVGLYLHQLPTTDGFEINFPGLGKLVLEFTAINSSQPVPTTTVEDGGSDAVASTGKEGSPRSEQSEGKDEITTVLNKNERLDQEPTPKIEGSDNTASVENQLEDKKAKQDSAEGRKEDLNEKHEKPSEPLVPSAPQSDNNATTVKDSSGGQEDETSSAATTLETKPEVSGGIIPPEDESKANQPDEKIPPYEENYKTPSVKSESMSTSVRPEKNDKPNEDVTPAIEENNSTAPAENGVEDKKTLRDSSEDGHEEPSAEDLNEKQNENPKPLAPSESDRADNSTSTVKDAGTDQDEEPEASRENEEKSKANQPEKKTPAYEKNYEITSSSVRPEKTDKPNEDATPTIEEDNSTASTENSLEDKKTTQDSSVDGNEELPAGDSTEKQKEKPKPLAPPESQADKSASTVKEPDSDKENEPEASDGNEEESKANKPQGKTPSYEENYEMTSVKSHLSSSSAQSEKTDKPNEDATPTINGDDSTAPAENRLEDKKTTLDSPEGKNEDPRAEDSNKKQKERPKPLDPSGPEEDNSPSIVKDSGNDQDYEPSSAATTPADSPKANTITPKTSGGNKEEESKGNQPDEKTPSYEKDYETTSVKSKVTQSSVAPATTRKPSSVRNNDAHELAKTPPPAYMPEDFKEVDSDLWSDVEKPSEEFGEEFDLEPHKIDPSGCLKIDTFRPSLELPQRLLQGMFYRSTQIVNERSSKHGKENLLGSVLLKMQSLFKPQQILDLLDTIPGQIQSILARFNQQKATGIQSVREKLDSVAESVEQKVEQSLSSVKACGDKVKKCMKTIHRVYQPYQAALQKRMGSCVAMIQKITDAHESIINNLTEKSSEFMREVKSCARSNTGGALNLQALLGFGSCTAEMLKGQIETALQPVLKRMVSLGDRLKLKITTSNDCFDRTLHTKALELLQQRLNTASQECLQ; this comes from the exons atgggaaaaatccTGCTGGTGGTGGGAATAATCTGTGTCGGGCTCTATCTCCATCAGTTGCCAACCACAGATGGATTCGAGATAAATTTTCCTGGCTTGGGCAAACTGGTACTGGAG TTTACTGCAATAAACTCGAGTCAACCTGTGCCAACCACCACAGTCGAAGATGGGGGGAGTGATGCGGTAGCTTCTACAGGAAAAGAAGGAAGCCCCCGGAGTGAACAGTCGGAAGGCAAGGATGAAATTACCACcgttttgaataaaaacgaACGCCTGGATCAGGAACCTACACCGAAAATTGAGGGAAGCGATAATACAGCGTCAGTTGAAAATCAGCTTGaggacaaaaaagcaaagcaagatTCTGCAGAAGGTAGGAAAGAAGATTTAaatgaaaaacatgaaaaaccgTCTGAGCCATTAGTTCCTTCCGCACCACAAAGTGACAATAATGCTACTACAGTAAAAGATTCTAGTGGTGGTCAAGAGGATGAAACTAGCAGTGCAGCTACAACACTGGAGACTAAGCCTGAAGTCAGTGGTGGCATTATTCCACCAGAGGACGAAAGTAAAGCAAATCAACCTGACGAGAAAATACCTCCATATGAAGAAAATTACAAGACGCCGTCAGTCAAATCAGAATCAATGTCAACCTCGGTACGACCAGAAAAGAACGATAAGCCGAATGAGGATGTTACTCCAGCGATTGAAGAAAATAATAGTACAGCACCAGCTGAAAATGGGGTCGAGGACAAGAAAACTCTGCGAGATTCTTCAGAAGATGGACACGAAGAACCCTCGGCTGAAGatttaaatgaaaaacagaacGAAAATCCTAAACCGTTAGCTCCTTCTGAGTCTGACCGAGCTGACAATAGTACCTCTACAGTGAAAGATGCTGGTACCGATCAAGACGAAGAACCTGAAGCTAGTAGggaaaatgaagagaaaagtaaagcaaatcaGCCCGAGAAGAAAACACCTgcatatgaaaaaaattacgaGATAACGTCATCCTCGGTACGACCAGAGAAGACCGATAAGCCGAATGAGGATGCTACACCAACAATCGAAGAAGACAATAGTACTGCATCAACTGAAAATAGCCTCGAGGACAAAAAAACTACACAAGATTCTTCAGTAGATGGAAACGAAGAACTCCCGGCTGGAGATTCAACtgaaaaacagaaagaaaaacctaaacCATTGGCTCCTCCCGAATCACAAGCCGACAAAAGTGCCTCCACAGTGAAAGAACCTGATAGTGATAAAGAAAATGAGCCTGAAGCCAGTGATGGAAATGAAGAGGAAAGTAAAGCAAATAAGCCTCAGGGGAAAACACCTTCATATGAAGAAAATTACGAGATGACATCAGTCAAATCACATTTATCGTCATCTTCGGCACAGTCAGAGAAGACTGATAAACCGAATGAGGATGCTACACCAACAATTAATGGAGACGATAGTACAGCACCAGCTGAAAATAGGCTCGAGGACAAGAAAACTACGCTAGATTCTCCAGAAGGCAAAAACGAAGACCCTCGCGCTGAAGATtcaaataaaaaacagaaagaaaGGCCTAAACCGTTAGATCCTTCCGGACCGGAAGAGGATAATAGTCCGTCCATAGTGAAAGATTCTGGCAATGATCAAGACTACGAGCCGAGCAGTGCCGCTACAACACCAGCGGATAGTCCCAAAGCCAATACAATAACACCTAAAACCAGTGGTGGAAATAAAGAGGAAGAAAGTAAAGGAAATCAGCCTGACGAGAAAACACCTTCGTATGAGAAAGATTACGAGACAACGTCAGTCAAATCAAAAGTAACGCAATCCTCGGTAGCACCAGCGACAACCAGAAAGCCTTCGAGTGTTAGAAATAATGATGCACATGAACTAGCTAAGACACCTCCGCCGGCGTACATGCCTGAGGATTTTAAGGAAGTGGATTCCGACCTTTGGTCTGATGTGGAGAAACCCTCAGAGGAATTCGGAGAAGAATTTGATCTCGAACCGCACAAGATCGACCCTAGCGGCTGTCTGAAAATCGATACATTTCGTCCCAGTCTCGAACTGCCACAAAGATTATTACAGGGCATGTTCTACAGATCGACACAGATCGTCAACGAACGGAGTAGTAAACACGGAAAAGAAAACCTTTTGGGTTCCGTCCTGCTTAAAATGCAATCATTATTCAAACCACAGCAGATCCTCGATTTGTTGGACACCATTCCCGGTCAAATTCAGTCAATATTGGCTAGGTTCAATCAGCAGAAGGCGACGGGCATTCAGTCCGTGAGGGAAAAATTGGACTCCGTAGCAGAGAGTGTAGAGCAAAAGGTTGAACAGAGCCTATCCAGTGTAAAAGCGTGTGGTGATAAGGTCAAAAAATGCATGAAGACCATCCACCGGGTATATCAACCGTACCAAGCGGCATTACAGAAGCGCATGGGATCGTGCGTTGCGATGATTCAAAAAATTACGGATGCACATGAAAGTATAATTAATAACCTAACCGAGAAGTCCAGTGAGTTCATGCGAGAGGTCAAATCATGCGCACGCTCGAATACTGGTGGTGCGCTTAATTTGCAAGCCTTGCTTGGATTTGGCAGCTGCACTGCAGAAATG TTGAAAGGACAAATTGAGACAGCTTTGCAGCCTGTTCTGAAACGAATGGTGAGCCTAGGTGACCGCCTCAAGTTAAAAATAACGACCAGTAACGACTGTTTTGATCGAACGTTACACACGAAAGCTTTGGAATTGCTGCAACAGCGTTTGAACACCGCAAGCCAAGAGTGTTTGCAGTAG